The genomic stretch GCCGCGTCGATCCGCACCAGCGCTTCCTCGCGCCCGCACAGGTAGACGGTCCAGCCGATGTCGGGGCTGACCTGGGTGCCGGTGATGGCCACCCGCATCGGCTGCGCGATCTTGCCCATGCCAATGCCCTGCGCCTCGGCGGTCGCCTTGAGCGCCTCGCCGATGGCCTCCGGCGTCCACGCCGGCAGCGCGGCGATGCGGCCGCGCGCGTCTTCCAGCGGACCGCGCGCTTCCGGCTTGAGATGCTTGGCGACGGCGGCTTCGTCGTAGACCGTCAGCGGCAGGAACCATACCGCCGACTTCTCCGCCATCTCCTTCAGCGTCTGCGCTCGCTCGCGCAGGGCGAGGACGAGCTCCGCCGGCTTCGGCCCCTTGTCCAGGTCGAAGCCCGCCTGTTGCAGGTGCCAGGCCAGATACTTCGCCACGGCGTCGGGCTCGTCGGATTTCAGGTACTGCTGGTTGAGCCAGCCGAGCTTGGCCATGTCCAGCCGCGCCGCCTTGGCGTTGACGTCGGCCAGATCGAACAGAGACTGCATTTCCGCGATGCTGAAGACCTCCTGGTCTCCGTGCGACCAGCCCAGCCGCACCAGGTAGTTGAGCAGCGCGTGCGGCAGGTAGCCGGCATCGCGGTACTGCATCACGTCGGCCGCGCCGGTGCGCTTCGACAGCTTGGCGCCCTGCTCGTCGAGGATCATCGGCAGGTGCGCGAAGTGCGGGACCGGCGCGCCCAGCGCCTGGTAGATGTTGATCTGGCGCGGGGTGTTGTTGACGTGGTCATCGCCCCGCACCACGTCGGTGATGCGCATGTCGATGTCATCCACCACCACCGCGAAGTTGTAGGTGGCGTAGCCGTCGCTGCGGAAGATCACCAGGTCGTCGAGTTCGCTGTTGGCGATCTCGATCCGGCCCTTGACCTTGTCGTCCCAGGCGACCACGCCGTCGGTGGGGTTCCTGAAGCGGATGACGCGGTTGGGGTCGTCGCGCCAGCCGGCGTTGGCGTCGCGATAGGCGCCGTTGTAGCGCGGCTTCTCGCCCGCGGCCATGGCCGCCTCGCGCATCGCCTCCAGTTCTTCCTTGGTCTCGTAGGCGTAGTAGGCGTGGCCGGTCGCGACCAGCTGCTCGGCGACGGCCTTGTAGCGGTCGAGGCGATGGGTCTGGTAGATCGGGCCTTCGTCGTAGTCCAGGCCCAGCCAGTCCATCGCCTGCAGGATGGCGTCGATGGCCGCCTGCGTGCTGCGTTCGCGGTCGGTGTCCTCGATCCGCAGGATGAACTGCCCGCCCTTGCTGCGCGCTTCCAGCCAGCAGTACAGCGCGGTGCGGGCGCCGCCGATGTGCAGGTAGCCGGTGGGGGACGGAGCGAAGCGGGTGCGGACGGTCATGGGGCGCAGGGAGTCGAGCGGAATCGCGCATTTTAGCTTGTCCTTCCGCCATTCCCCGAAAGGAGAGGTGCCGGGCACACGCTCGGCACGGGCTGCCCTCACCGCATGATGCCCGGGTCCGCAGCGAGAAGGACGCAAGCGCGCACCCGGTCATGGCGGGGGGACTTACAATTTCCGCATGAGCACCCTGTTCGTCTCCGACCTGCATCTCGACCCGGAACGCCCGGAGATCACCGCGCTGTTCGGCCGCTTCCTCGACGGCGAAGCGCGCGGCGCCGACGCGCTGTACATCCTCGGCGACCTGTTCGAGGCCTGGGTGGGCGACGACGACCCGTCCGAGGCCGGCGCGTTCGTGGCTGAACGCCTGCGCGCGCTGGCCGAGGCCGGCGTGCCGACCTACTTCATCCGCGGCAACCGCGATTTCCTGCTGGGCGATGCCTACGCCACGCGCTGCGGCATGACCCTGCTGGACGACCCCACCGTGGTCGACCTGCACGGCACGCCCAGCCTGCTGCTGCACGGCGACCTGCTGTGCACCGACGATGCCGCCTACCAGCAGTTCCGTGCGCAGACGCGCGATCCGCAGTGGCAGGCACAGTTCCTTGCCCAGCCGCTGGCGGCGCGGCTGGCTTTCGCCGCGCAGGCCCGCGCAGCCAGCCAGGCCCGTTACGGCGAGCTGGTGGCGAAGGGCATGGCGGAAACCGTCGGCGACGTGGCGCCAGCCACCGTGCAGGCGTGGTTCGAACGCTTCGGCATCCGGCGCATGATCCACGGGCATACCCACCGCCCGACGATCCATGACGAGGGCCGCGGCCGCACCCGCATCGTGCTGGGCGACTGGTACCAACAGGGCTCGGTGCTGCGGGTCAGTGCGGACGGATGCGACCTCGCCCGCCTGTAGCCCGTCACTTCGCCGCTTCGCCGCAACCGCCGAAATCGACGTCGCCGAAGCGGAATCTCGCCGCCAGCGGGTAGTTGTTGCCGGACATGCCATCGCTGCACTCGTCCTCGATGACGGTCAGCACGAATGGGCGGCCGTCGTGGCTGCCCGCGATCTCCACGCCACCCGGGATGGCGCGACGCCGCCCCTGCAAGACCACCCCCGCGGGATCGTCCGGGGTGCTGTAGGTCAGCCTGTCGCCCTCGACGGCGGCGTTCCAGAACGGCTCATTGCCGAACACGCGGAACACCTGCAGCGGCAGAGCCACGTCGCCGGGCACCCGCTTCCCCATCGCCACCGACCCCGGGGCAGCCGCAACGGGGGCGGCCGCGCTGGCGCCCGGTGCAGCCGCGGAGCCGGACGGCTGCGGGGCGCTGCATGCGACCAGCAGCAGCGACAGGCTGGCGAGGACAGGCTTCATGGTGGGCCTCCGGAGGTCGGGGGGCCAGTGTGCCGCAACCGCCGCCACGGCGCGGCATCGGGGATCAGCCCGCCTCGGCCAGCAGGCTTTCCAGTTCCTCGGGATCGAAACCCGCCTGCAGACGCGCTTCGGTGTTGAACGGCTTGTGCAGCACGCCGCTGGCGTAGTCGCGCAGCAATTCGCGGAAGCGCGCGCGCGGCTCCACGCCGGCGCGTTCGCAGTACCAGCGATACCAGCGGCTGCCGGCGGCGACGTGGCCCACTTCCTCGCGCAGGATGACCTCGAGGATGCCGGCGGTGGCCTCATCGCCCAGCGAGCGCAGCTTCACGATCATCCCGGGCGTGACGTCCAGCCCGCGTGCCTCC from Thermomonas sp. XSG encodes the following:
- the lpxH gene encoding UDP-2,3-diacylglucosamine diphosphatase — protein: MSTLFVSDLHLDPERPEITALFGRFLDGEARGADALYILGDLFEAWVGDDDPSEAGAFVAERLRALAEAGVPTYFIRGNRDFLLGDAYATRCGMTLLDDPTVVDLHGTPSLLLHGDLLCTDDAAYQQFRAQTRDPQWQAQFLAQPLAARLAFAAQARAASQARYGELVAKGMAETVGDVAPATVQAWFERFGIRRMIHGHTHRPTIHDEGRGRTRIVLGDWYQQGSVLRVSADGCDLARL
- the gltX gene encoding glutamate--tRNA ligase — its product is MTVRTRFAPSPTGYLHIGGARTALYCWLEARSKGGQFILRIEDTDRERSTQAAIDAILQAMDWLGLDYDEGPIYQTHRLDRYKAVAEQLVATGHAYYAYETKEELEAMREAAMAAGEKPRYNGAYRDANAGWRDDPNRVIRFRNPTDGVVAWDDKVKGRIEIANSELDDLVIFRSDGYATYNFAVVVDDIDMRITDVVRGDDHVNNTPRQINIYQALGAPVPHFAHLPMILDEQGAKLSKRTGAADVMQYRDAGYLPHALLNYLVRLGWSHGDQEVFSIAEMQSLFDLADVNAKAARLDMAKLGWLNQQYLKSDEPDAVAKYLAWHLQQAGFDLDKGPKPAELVLALRERAQTLKEMAEKSAVWFLPLTVYDEAAVAKHLKPEARGPLEDARGRIAALPAWTPEAIGEALKATAEAQGIGMGKIAQPMRVAITGTQVSPDIGWTVYLCGREEALVRIDAALARIG